DNA from Micromonospora nigra:
GGAGGGTCTGGCCCTGTCCCTGGGCTGCGATCGCTCCCAGCTCGAACTCGCGGTGGCACAGGCCCATCCGGAGGCGCCGGCCAAGGTGGCGCTGCTCTGGGCGGCCCGCCACCAGCTGGGCCTGCTGCCGTTGGCCCGGCTGCGGGAACACTGCGTCGAACTGCTGGCCAACCCGCTGGTGGTGCCCGCCTTCCCGCAGTACCTGTCGGGGTTCGTGCAGGCGCTGGAGCCGGTGCCGGGGCTCGCGCCGTTCGTGGTCGAGTTGATGTCCACCGCCTTCGCCCGGCTGCCCGATCCGCTCCTGCTGCCGTGGCTGCCCACGCTGATCACGGCCCTGCGGGAGCACGGGTCGGAGCTGGTGCCGCTGCTGGTGCGCGAGGCGGGGCGCACCTTCCCCGGCAGTCTGCCGGCGCTGGACCGTTTCGTGCCGCCCTGGCAGAGCCCCGCCCGGCCCGGTACGCCCGCACCCGGTGCCACGCCCGGTGGTGCCGCCCCCGCCGCCGGCCCGCTCGTCGCGTTGCTCGCCGCCCACCCGGACCCGGTCGACGCGGTGGCGACCCTGCTCGGCTGCGCGGACGCCTGGGCGGCACCCGGCCAGGGCGAAGCGGGCCGGGGCGGCGAGGCGTCCGCCGCCCTCGTCGCGCTGCTCGCGGCGTACCCCGAACCGGCGGTCGCGACCGCCGCGCTGCTGGAGGGTGCGCCGGCCCCCGCACCGCGTCCCGGCCGGTGAGGACGCGCCAGGACCGGGGACACCGCGCCATGACCGGTGAGTACGTGCCAGGACCGGTGCGGGACGGCGGTGTCCCCGCCGGGCGGCGATGACGGCGGCCACCGCACGCCTAACCGGTCGCGGCTGCTGACCCCCGTCGGGCGGGCGGCACGGTTTGCCCGGTCCACTTGCCGGGAACCCGGAGCGCGACGGCCAGTGCGGCGCCCGGGGGCGTCGCCCGAGGAACGGACGCCGACCGCGTATGACGGACCGACCGGCAGTCGCCACCACCGTGCCCGACCTGACGACCCTCACCCTCGGCGTCGAGGAGGAGTACCTGCTGCTGGACGCCACCACGGGGGAGAGCCTGCCCGTCGCCGACCGGGTGCTGGGCGGGCTGTCCGGAACCGCCCGGAACCAGAGTCGGCAGGAGTTCCGGCACAGCATGGTGGAAATGGTCACCCCGGTCTGCGCCGACCTGGCCGAGGTGCGCGAGCAGTTGGTGGCGCTGCGTCGCGCCGCCGCCGGGGCGGCCGAGGCGGCCGGCGCGCGGCTGGTGGCGGTGGGTGCCACCCCCGTTGTCGAGCCGCACCGGACGGTGCCGGACGAGCCTCGCTACCAGGCGATGTCGCGCCGGTTCGGCCCGGTCGCACACGACCCCGCCGTGTGCGGCTGCCACGTGCACATCGGGATTCCGGACCGCGAACTGGCCGTGCAGGTCTGCAACCACCTGCGGCCGTGGCTGCCGGTGGTGCAGGCCGTCACCGCGAACTCGCCACTGTACGACGGTCGCGACACCGGGCACGCCAGCTGGCGGTCGATGCAGCTGGAGCGTTGGCCCAGCATCGGGCCGACGCCGTACTTCGAGTCCGTCGCCGACTACGACCGCACCGTGGAGGAGCTGATCACCGCCGGCGTCATGCTCGACGCGGCGATGGTCTACTGGTACGCCCGCCCGTCGGCGGCGTACCCGACGGTGGAGATCCGCGTCGGTGACGTCTGCCCCACCGTGGACGACGCGGTGGCGGTCGCGGGGCTGGTGCGGGCGTTGGTCGCCACCATGGTCGACGACGTGCGCGCCGGGGTGCTGGCTCCCCGGTTCCGGGACTGCCTGCTCTCCGCCGCGCACTGGCGGGCCGCCCACGACGGCCTGGACGGCACTCTGATCGATCTGCGGTCCGGCAGGGCGCGCCCGGCGTGGGACGTGGTCGACGAGCTGTTCGCCACGGTGGCTCCCGCCCTGGTCCGCCACGGCGACCTGGACTACGTGCTGGGCCAGCTGACCCGGCTGCGCCACGAAGGCAACGGGGCGGCCCGGCAGCGCCGGGTGATGGCCCGCACCGACGGCGACGTCCGGGCGGTCCTGGACCACCTGGCCGCGCAGACCGTCGCGACCTGACCCTCTTCACGCGTCGGCCGGGTCCACCTCGGCCGCGCGGGCCACGGCGGCGGCGATGTCGTCCACCGTGTCCAACCCGACCGCGCCGTACAGGTCGATCTCGACGCCGTACGTCTGCTCGATCGCGTCGACCAGGCGCAGCAGGCCCAGCGAGTCGACGCCGAGCACCACGAGGGACTCCCCGGCGAGGGCGTCCTCGACCCCGACGACGCCCTCGGTCGCCTGGCTGACCAGTTCGGCGATGTGCCGCCGGTGCGTCGGCATGTCAGGACTCCTTCCCGGCCCGGCGGACGAGCTCGGCGATCTCGGCGATGGTGGGGGTGTCGAAGAACGCGTCCAGCGGCACCTCGACGCCGAGCCGCTGCTGGATCCGGCCGCTGATCCGGGTGACGGTCAGGGAGTGGCCGCCGAGGTCGAACAGGTCCTCGTGCACGCCGATGTCGGGAACCTTCAGCACCTCCTGCCAGATGAGGCGCAACTGTTCGACGAGGGGATCGGGCTCGGTGGCGGCGGGCTCCAGCGGCTGGTCCGCGTGGGGCGGCGGCTGGTCCGCGTGGAGCGGCGGCTGGTCCGCGCGGGGCGGCGGCTGGTCGGCGCGGGGTGCGGGCGGTGGCAGCGCCGACCGGTCCACCTTGCCGTTCGGGCCGATCGGCAGCCGGTCGAGGAACACCCAGTCGGCTGGGACCATGACCGGTGGCAGGGTCAGCGACAGGTGCTGGCGCAGCTCCGCCGGCGTGGCGGCCGCCCGGGCGGCCACCCAGGCCACCAGGCGCGTCCCGTCGGCGTCGCCGTCGTCGACGCCCGCGACGAGGGCGTCCGCGACCGCCGGGTGTTCCAGCAGCCGCGCGGCCACCTCTCCCGGCTCGATGCGGTGACCGCGGATCTTGACCTGGTCGTCGCTGCGGCCGAGGAACTCGATCCGGCCGTCCGGCAGCCACCGGGCCCGGTCGCCGGTGCGGTAGATCCGTCCGGCCGCCCGGCCGGACGGGTCGGGCAGGAACCGCTCGTCGGTCAGCTCGGGCGTGTTCAGGTATCCGGTCGCCAGACCGGCCCCGGCCAGGCACAGCTCCCCGGGTACGCCCACCGGCACCGGCCGCAGCCGGTTGTCGAGCACGTTGGCCCGCACGTTGGCCAGTGGCCGTCCGATGCTCACCTCGTCCGGATCGGGCGGGATCTCCGCCATGGTGGCGTAGATCGTCGCCTCGGTCGGGCCGTACCCGTTGAGCAGCCGGCCGACGCGGGCCCGCAGCTCGCGGGCCAGGGCGACGGGCAGCGCCTCTCCGCCGGTCACCGCGACCAGCGGCGCGGGGCCCGACGGCCCGGCGCCGAGCCCGGCCTCCAGCAGCACCCGCCACCCCGACGGGGTGGCCTGCGCGTGGGTCACGCCGGTGTCGCGGACCAGCCGCAGGATCCCGGCGCCGTCCAGCGCGCTCACCCCCGAGGCGACGACCACCCGGCCACCGGTGACCAGCGGCAGCCACAGCTCCACGCCGGAGATGTCGAACGCCAGGGAGGTCAGGTGCAGCCACCGGTGCCCGGGGTGGGAGTCCAGCAGGTCGCGCAGCGCGCACAGCAGGTTCACCAGCGAGTCGTGGCGTACCGCGACGCCCTTGGGTCGCCCGGTCGACCCGGAGGTGTAGAGCACGTAGGCGACGTCGCCCGGCGCGGCGGGCGGTGTGTCGGCGGACGAGCCGGCCGCGTCGACGGGCGACCCCGGACCGGTGCGGTCGGACAGGTCGGTGGGGCCGGGTACGTCCGTGCGGCCGGGCACGTCGGTGCGGTCGGCCAGATCGGTCGGGTCGAGCACGGGCCAGGTCCCGCCGAGCCGGGCGGCGACGGCCGGGGTGGCCACGACCAGCGCCGGATCGGCGTCGGCCAGCACCAGATCCTGCCGGGCCGCCGGGTGCTGCGGGTCGACCGGCACGTAAGCGGCCCGGCACCGCAGCACCGCCAGCAGCGTCACCACCGCCTGCCAGGACCGGTCGAGGGCGACCGCGACCCGGGCGCCCGGGGCGACACCGCGCTCACGCAGCAGGTCGGCCAGCCGCGCCCCGGCCGCGTCGAGGTCGGCGTAGGTCAGCGTCCGGTCGCCGTCGACCACGGCCACGGCCGCCGGATCGGCGCGCACGCGGGCGGTGATCAGCCCCGGCACGCCGCCGTCGAACGGGTACGTCCGCTCGGGACCGTGCCCCGCCCGCCGCACCCGGTCCTGCTCGTCGGCCGGCAGCACCGGCAGATCCACCACGTCCGCGTCCGGGTCGGCGACCGCGGCGGCCAGCAGGGTGCACAGGTGGCTGCCGATCCGGGCCACCGAGTCGGCGTCGAGGGCACGGGGGCTGTGCTGGAGGCTCACGGTGAGCCCGGTGGGGGCATCGACCACCTGGACGTGCAGCGCGTTGCGGGCCGCGCCGCAGAACACCGTCCAGTCGACCTCGCTGGACACTCCGGCGAAGGTGGGTTCCGCGCCGCGCCGGCGGTAGCCGACGGAGACGGGGGCGATCGCGGGTGCCGGGCGCAGCCCCGACACGGCGTGGCTCAGCGGCACCGACCGGAACCGGTTGAGCGCCCGCAGTTCCCGCCGGGCCGCGTGGGCGTACTCGCGGAGCGTGCCGGTGGGCGGCGCGACCCGGACGGGCAGTTCGTTGACGAACAGCCCGACGAGGTCGCCCTGGTCGGGGGTGCGGGTGGACAGCGTCACCCCCACCGCCGCGTCCCGGTTGCCGTACCGGTGCAGCAGCGCGTGCACCGCGCACAGCAGCAGTTCGAACCGGGTCACCCCGAGCTCCCGTGCCGCCCGGTCGACGCCGGCCACGAGGTCGGCGGGCAGGTCCAGGTCGACGCTCAGCCCCGGCTCGGCCCGCGTGGGCGTCTCGTGCAGCCCCGGCAGCACCACGTCGGCGGGGGCCGGTGGCCGGGCCCGCCAGTGGGCCCGGGCGGCCGGCAGTTCCCCGGCGACCCGGTCCCGTTCGGCGGCGGCGTGCCCCGGTTCGGGCAGCGGTGGCAGGTCCGCCGGCAGCCCGGCGACCGCCTGCCCGTAGGCCGCGGCGAGGTCGCGCACGAGCACGTCCTTGGACATGCCGTCGAAGACGAGGTGGTGGGCGGTGGCCAGCAGCAGGTGCCGGTCGTCGGCGGCGCTGAGCAGGACGAACCGTGCCAGCGGGCCGTCGTGCAGGTCGTGGGGGCGGGCCATCTCGGCGGCGACCCGCTCGTCGGTCAGCGCGCCGGAGGTCAGGGCCGGCCGTTGCGCCGCCGGGGCCAGCCGGGGCGTGCCGTCGTCGTCGGTGACCACCCGGGCACCGAGGAGGCGGTGCCGGGCGACCACCGCCGTGCAGGCCGCGGCCAGGGCGCGCCGGTCCAGTCCGGCGCCGAACCGGATGCCGACCGCCATGTGGTACGCGGTGCCGGCGGCCCCGGCCTGCTCGGTGAACCAGACGGCGTGCTGCGCGTAGGTGGCCTCGGCGGTGCCCACATGGTCTCCCTGGTGGTGTGTGGCGGTGGGGGCTGGTGGTGTGCGGTGGTGGGTCAGGTGTCGAACAGGCCGGTGAGCTGCCGCTTGAGGACCTTGCCGCCCGGATTGCGGGGTAGCCGGTCCAGCACCAGCAGCCGGGCCGGCAGTTGGTGGTCGGCGAGCCGGTCGACGAGGAAGCTGCGTAACGCCGGCAGGGTCAGCGCGTCCG
Protein-coding regions in this window:
- a CDS encoding carboxylate-amine ligase produces the protein MTDRPAVATTVPDLTTLTLGVEEEYLLLDATTGESLPVADRVLGGLSGTARNQSRQEFRHSMVEMVTPVCADLAEVREQLVALRRAAAGAAEAAGARLVAVGATPVVEPHRTVPDEPRYQAMSRRFGPVAHDPAVCGCHVHIGIPDRELAVQVCNHLRPWLPVVQAVTANSPLYDGRDTGHASWRSMQLERWPSIGPTPYFESVADYDRTVEELITAGVMLDAAMVYWYARPSAAYPTVEIRVGDVCPTVDDAVAVAGLVRALVATMVDDVRAGVLAPRFRDCLLSAAHWRAAHDGLDGTLIDLRSGRARPAWDVVDELFATVAPALVRHGDLDYVLGQLTRLRHEGNGAARQRRVMARTDGDVRAVLDHLAAQTVAT
- a CDS encoding acyl carrier protein, translating into MPTHRRHIAELVSQATEGVVGVEDALAGESLVVLGVDSLGLLRLVDAIEQTYGVEIDLYGAVGLDTVDDIAAAVARAAEVDPADA
- a CDS encoding non-ribosomal peptide synthetase, whose amino-acid sequence is MGTAEATYAQHAVWFTEQAGAAGTAYHMAVGIRFGAGLDRRALAAACTAVVARHRLLGARVVTDDDGTPRLAPAAQRPALTSGALTDERVAAEMARPHDLHDGPLARFVLLSAADDRHLLLATAHHLVFDGMSKDVLVRDLAAAYGQAVAGLPADLPPLPEPGHAAAERDRVAGELPAARAHWRARPPAPADVVLPGLHETPTRAEPGLSVDLDLPADLVAGVDRAARELGVTRFELLLCAVHALLHRYGNRDAAVGVTLSTRTPDQGDLVGLFVNELPVRVAPPTGTLREYAHAARRELRALNRFRSVPLSHAVSGLRPAPAIAPVSVGYRRRGAEPTFAGVSSEVDWTVFCGAARNALHVQVVDAPTGLTVSLQHSPRALDADSVARIGSHLCTLLAAAVADPDADVVDLPVLPADEQDRVRRAGHGPERTYPFDGGVPGLITARVRADPAAVAVVDGDRTLTYADLDAAGARLADLLRERGVAPGARVAVALDRSWQAVVTLLAVLRCRAAYVPVDPQHPAARQDLVLADADPALVVATPAVAARLGGTWPVLDPTDLADRTDVPGRTDVPGPTDLSDRTGPGSPVDAAGSSADTPPAAPGDVAYVLYTSGSTGRPKGVAVRHDSLVNLLCALRDLLDSHPGHRWLHLTSLAFDISGVELWLPLVTGGRVVVASGVSALDGAGILRLVRDTGVTHAQATPSGWRVLLEAGLGAGPSGPAPLVAVTGGEALPVALARELRARVGRLLNGYGPTEATIYATMAEIPPDPDEVSIGRPLANVRANVLDNRLRPVPVGVPGELCLAGAGLATGYLNTPELTDERFLPDPSGRAAGRIYRTGDRARWLPDGRIEFLGRSDDQVKIRGHRIEPGEVAARLLEHPAVADALVAGVDDGDADGTRLVAWVAARAAATPAELRQHLSLTLPPVMVPADWVFLDRLPIGPNGKVDRSALPPPAPRADQPPPRADQPPLHADQPPPHADQPLEPAATEPDPLVEQLRLIWQEVLKVPDIGVHEDLFDLGGHSLTVTRISGRIQQRLGVEVPLDAFFDTPTIAEIAELVRRAGKES